The genomic stretch CTCAATGGCCACTTTTCGTAGCCCTCTTGCTAACATTGCAGGTTGAACCGTGGCCGCGATCGCCGAATAGTGACCATCAACATTGCGAGGCGAGCCGCTATGGGTGGCGAGTTCGTGTTGCTCACAATGACGCCAACTGTTGATATTCAAACGCTCTAGCTCCGCGACTACTGGCTGTAATGCGCCTTTCTGCGCCGAGTTGGTGGCGGTGTAATAAACGCCCTTTGACGAAAGTTGTGCGTCAATTTGGTGTCGTTGGCAAAATGCCTCAATGTCTAAGACGGCTTGTTCCGATTGCTCAACCAACCACTTGGCGTGGGCTTCACCAAACAGTCGCTTGAGCGTCGGATACTTGGTTGACCATGTCAGCATACAGCCACCATTTGCGCCCGAGGCTCCGCTGCCACACAGCCCCTTTTCAATGACTGTAATCTGTTTTTCTGGTGCCTGCTCTTTGAGCATGATGGCCGTCCACAACCCCGTGTAGCCACCACCAACAATCAAAACGTCCGTCTCGAGCGGCCCCTGCAATGGTTTTGCTGATGGAGGTTGCTCCTGTTCGATCGCTTGTTTAAACCAGAAAGAAGGGTGTGAATGGCTCGACGATGAGTCCGATTGTTCTGTGGCATTAACATTCCGCATGGGGTTTTCCTTTGCAATAATCATAGCGATAAATTACAAAACACTCGCCAAAGGCACGAGCGAGAAAAACTGTTGTACAGCGTAAGAAATGATAACGATGACTGAAAAACGCAACTTGACTCGGCACCTAAGCCAAGAGTGTTTAGGTAAGCGTTAACACTAATCCAGCCACGATAGAAGCAACGCCAATCCCACGTGTGAGGTACCATTTCTCACCCAAAAATTGAATACCCATCAGCAAACCAAACACGATGCTGACTTGGCGCAAAGCAACCACCAAACTGACGTTATCAGTCATGGTCATCGCAAACAGCACCAAACCATAAGTCGATGCCATCATTACCCCAGCCAAACTTGCGCTCAAGCGGATATTCCAGGCATAGTCAAATTCGGTGCGCTTGGAGAACTTTAAACACCAAAGCAACATAGGTAACCCCATTGCCCAGAACTGAATACCAAGATAAAAAATAGCACTGTATTGATCCGCCAAAACGGAGTGCGCGGTTTGCGTGACCAACGCCAACGCTTCTTTGTCGATCACCGAGTAACCTGCGGTACCCAACGCTGCCACCAGCGCCCAAGCAACCCCAACATTCAGGTAAGAGGCTGGTCTCATCTGGTTAAAATGAGTCAATGGCACCAGCATGCAACCTAAAGTGATCAGCATAAAACCGAACCATTGTTGGGCAGTAAGCTCGTATCCCAACACTAGGCTTACTCCACCCACCATCATGACTGGCAGTGAACGCGCGATGGGATACACCACACCAACGTCAGCGTGTTTGTACGCGATGATGAGGCCAACCAGATAGATCATTTGTGAAATGCCGCTAATAATCAGCAGCCACCAGAACGTTCCGGGTAACGCTGACCAACCAACTTGGCTTAGGTACCAGATCAGATAAGGCGTGAGCAATAGGGAGGCAGCCAAGCTGGCCACCATAGTAAAGGTAGGGCCTGAACCCGAATGGCTCTTACCAAGGATATTCCAACCTGCATGAAAAACGGCTGAAATGATGACTAACACTATCGCCAATGAATTCATCTGCGTTCCTTATAGAAAAGGCTCCAGATGGAGCCTTAACACTGCATAGAAGAATGCTTATCGATTAGGAAAATACTCGGATATGAAACAGACTTCAATCGGCTTATTTCACCACGTGATCATCTTGCCAATTCTGCGAGAGACTCGATACAAATGGCATCGTGACGCCAGTATTCAATATCGCAGTCAATGAGTTCGCCATGCTGATTGTAGTTAATGCGCTCCACCACCATTGCAGGCGTCCCAGAAGTTGCACGTAGTGCCTGTGCCATCTCTCCGAGCAAGGTACTGGTGGAAATGCGGTAGCGCGTTTTTTGATAGCTGACCCCAAAGTGCTCACGATAGATATCCGTCAGTGAGTTCGACAAATCGTGGTCTAACAGATTGGGAAACAACTCAGGGCGAACGTAGTTTGTTACGTACACCACAGGGCGGTCTTCAAGATAACGCACACGATCCACTCGAAACACATCAGAAAATGGCTGAAGGTTAAGTAAGCGAGCCGCCACTTTGTTGGCTAAAATCGCTTTTGCGCCAAGCAGTTGTGTTTTCGGTACTCGATTCTGCGCTAACGCCATATTGGTAAAATTCAGTGTTTGAGTTGGGTCGTAACGCAACGGTACAGGCGAGATAAACCAACCGCGGCGGTCTTCGCGATAGATTCGACCTTCCGCTTCCAATAGAGACAACGCCTCGCGTAGCGTAACTCGTGTGGTATCAAACGACTCTGCCAATTTGCGCTCTGCTGGCAACTTTTGTCTTGGCGCTAACATGCCCGCTTCAATCTGTTCAACAAT from Vibrio vulnificus NBRC 15645 = ATCC 27562 encodes the following:
- a CDS encoding DMT family transporter — translated: MNSLAIVLVIISAVFHAGWNILGKSHSGSGPTFTMVASLAASLLLTPYLIWYLSQVGWSALPGTFWWLLIISGISQMIYLVGLIIAYKHADVGVVYPIARSLPVMMVGGVSLVLGYELTAQQWFGFMLITLGCMLVPLTHFNQMRPASYLNVGVAWALVAALGTAGYSVIDKEALALVTQTAHSVLADQYSAIFYLGIQFWAMGLPMLLWCLKFSKRTEFDYAWNIRLSASLAGVMMASTYGLVLFAMTMTDNVSLVVALRQVSIVFGLLMGIQFLGEKWYLTRGIGVASIVAGLVLTLT
- the phnR gene encoding phosphonate utilization transcriptional regulator PhnR, coding for MQYVKIKDSIVEQIEAGMLAPRQKLPAERKLAESFDTTRVTLREALSLLEAEGRIYREDRRGWFISPVPLRYDPTQTLNFTNMALAQNRVPKTQLLGAKAILANKVAARLLNLQPFSDVFRVDRVRYLEDRPVVYVTNYVRPELFPNLLDHDLSNSLTDIYREHFGVSYQKTRYRISTSTLLGEMAQALRATSGTPAMVVERINYNQHGELIDCDIEYWRHDAICIESLAELAR